One genomic window of Channa argus isolate prfri chromosome 5, Channa argus male v1.0, whole genome shotgun sequence includes the following:
- the LOC137127024 gene encoding inter-alpha-trypsin inhibitor heavy chain H3-like, translated as MERVVQITFFGLLLVLVTTLPNKDDWDIYSFHINSTVTSRYATTVITSRVANRMDQSKEIEFQVCIPKNAFISKFRMFIDGQAYDGVVKAKEQAQQQYSEAVSRGQSAGLVSSVGRTLEEFKTSVTVAAHKKVTFELTYEELLKRRLGKYELQIHARPMQLVRDFKVDVYIHEKAGINFMEVTGGLSTKALVNAITKTKTDKQAWVYFYPTEDQQRTCDSCGEQGMDGDLVIVYDVNRDIAFGDIRNSDGYFVHHFAPSNLPRIPKNVVFVIDQSGSMLGRKIQQTRTALIYILNDLAEDDYFGLITFNSALFYWKRELVQATKGNVDSAKNFARNINARGGTDINEAVLKGASMLNAHPREGSASILILLTDGDPTSGVTDIVTIQSNVRRAIADKFPLYCLGFGFDVNFEFLEKMSLQNNGAARRIYADSDSDLQLKGFYEEVAIPLLTNVTMTYTGGTNLTKTHFRQYYNGSEIVVAGQITDNNIETFNPEVVAISGTGKMRFFDKNNTIESIGTDSRIQRVWAYLTVKQLLEKELQLSGQEKDKMKQEALELSLKYSFVTPLTSMVVTKPEGENTDVLHKPKEEAGSAVRGGAGHLHHPSRVSVDMPYNPAVQMPYLPGLPPLLLRPRVAQFPLAPCRSTATVAVPVNPGPDRSVSSHRTPAAHTPLIESAMDLPADYSLLLLPTISTVPPSHRFLLKSENQSLPLCFDVPGPTRLKLLHYPNRELSVNGFLNSKANRGFKKIAIHLKDDQYIEIKPRGISVQRGQGVRHKTAQDLVAADITVIGRDKEFDVAVGDARMVILIHQNGGEEFLWPVLRQLPMDNNVEGILALKPAVYEEVQQTPSTKLKIKDQEIDVTRSSAVDYSIPFPPTLDCWFMSTESALQGQLEDFTVAKL; from the exons ATGGAGAGAGTGGTGCAAATCACCTTCTTTGGGCTGCTGCTGGTTTTGGTTACCACATTGCCAAATAAG GATGACTGGGATATCTACAGCTTTCATATCAACTCTACAGTGACCAGTCGATATGCTACCACAGTCATCACAAGCCGAGTGGCCAATCGTATGGACCAGTCAAAGGAAATAGAATTCCAAGTCTGCATTCCCAAAAATGCCTTCATCAGTAAATTTAGAAT GTTTATAGATGGTCAGGCATATGATGGTGTTGTGAAAGCTAAGGAACAAGCTCAGCAGCAATACAGTGAAGCTGTGTCCCGTGGGCAAAGTGCTGGGCTGGTCAG TTCTGTAGGGAGGACCTTGGAGGAATTTAAGACCTCTGTGACGGTGGCTGCTCACAAAAAGGTGACGTTTGAACTCACATATGAGGAGCTGCTAAAACGCAGACTTGGAAAGTACGAGCTCCAAATCCATGCTCGTCCCATGCAGCTTGTCAGAGACTTCAAG GTTGATGTTTACATTCATGAGAAAGCTGGGATCAACTTTATGGAGGTGACAGGTGGACTGAGCACCAAAGCCCTGGTTAATGCCATcaccaaaacaaagacagacaaacag gcGTGGGTGTATTTCTACCCTACCGAAGACCAACAGAGAACATGTGACAGCTGTGGAGAGCAGGGTATGGACGGAGATCTGGTTATTGTTTACGATGTCAACAGGGACATTGCATTTGGAGACATTAGG AATTCAGACGGGTACTTTGTTCATCACTTTGCTCCATCTAATCTTCCACGTATACCTAAGAATGTTGTCTTTGTTATTGATCAAAGTGGCTCCATGCTTGGCAGAAAGATACAACAG actAGGACTGCATTAATCTACATCTTGAATGACCTGGCAGAAGATGATTACTTTGGTCTCATCACTTTTAATAGTGCCCTTTTTTACTGGAAGAGAGAACTTGTTCAGGCCACCAAGGGAAATGTGGATAGTGCCAAGAACTTTGCACGAAACATCAATGCAAGGGGAG GCACAGACATTAATGAAGCAGTGTTGAAAGGAGCAAGTATGTTGAACGCACATCCCAGAGAAGGCTCAGCATCTATCCTTATACTTCTCACTGATGGAGACCCAACATCAG gGGTGACAGATATTGTAACAATACAGTCAAATGTAAGACGGGCCATTGCAGACAAATTCCCTCTCTACTGTcttggttttggttttgatgTCAATTTTGAGTTCCTTGAGAAGATGTCGCTGCAGAACAATGGTGCGGCAAGACGGATTTATGCAGACTCTGATTCTGATTTACAGTTGAAG GGTTTCTATGAAGAGGTGGCAATTCCTCTGTTGACCAATGTAACAATGACCTACACAGGGGGAACCAATCTAACCAAGACTCACTTCAGACAGTATTATAATGGCTCTGAGATTGTTGTGGCTGGACAGATCACTGACAACAACATTGAAACCTTCAATCCAGAAGTTGTGGCCATTTCA GGAACTGGAAAGATGAggttttttgacaaaaataacacTATTGAGTCCATTGGAACTGACAGCCGCATCCAGAGGGTCTGGGCCTACCTCACTGTCAAGCAGCTTCTGGAGAAGGA GTTGCAGTTATCTGGACAAGAGAAGGACAAAATGAAGCAAGAGGCATTGGAGCTGTCACTGAAATACAGCTTTGTGACACCACTCACATCCATGGTGGTCACCAAGCCTGAGGGGGAAAACACAGATGTGCTACATAAACCCaaggaag AAGCAGGTTCTGCAGTGCGAGGTGGAGCTGGGCATTTGCACCACCCTTCAAGAGTTT CAGTCGACATGCCATACAACCCAG CAGTACAGATGCCATACCTCCCAG gccttcctcctctccttcttcgaccaagagtagcccaatttccacttgcaccctgtaggtcaacagcaacGGTGGCAGTCCCTGTTAACCCTGgtcccgaccgatccg TTTCAAGTCACAGAACCCCTGCTGCCCACACACCATTAATAGAATCAGCAATGG aCCTTCCAGCTGATTACagtctcctccttctccctaCGATATCCACTG TTCCTCCGTCCCACAGGTTTTTGCTTAAAAGTGAGAATCAGTCTCTTCCACTATGCTTTGATGTCCCTGGACCCACTCGCCTTAAACTTCTTCACTATCCCAACAGGG AGCTGTCTGTGAATGGTTTTCTTAATTCAAAAGCGAATAGAGGTTTCAAAAAAATCGCCATCCACTTAAAAGATGACCAGTATATTGAGATTAAGCCCAGAGGCATCAGTGTACAAAGGGGACAAGGAGTTAGACACAAAACTGCCCAGGATCTTGTCGCAGCTGA CATAACAGTGATTGGGCGGGACAAGGAATTTGATGTTGCAGTTGGAGACGCACGAATGGTTATCTTAATTCATCAGAATGGGGGTGAAGAATTCCTCTGGCCGGTTTTACGACAGCTGCCGATGGACAACAATGTTGAAGGAATTTTAG CTCTAAAGCCAGCCGTTTATGAGGAGGTGCAGCAAACCCCCTCAACAAAGCTTAAGATCAAAGACCAAGAGATTGACGTTACCAG ATCCAGTGCTGTTGACTACAGCATTCCTTTTCCCCCAACACTTGATTGTTGGTTCATGTCCACAGAGTCAGCTCTGCAGGGACAACTGGAGGATTTCACTGTTGCgaaactttaa